A genome region from Salvia splendens isolate huo1 chromosome 19, SspV2, whole genome shotgun sequence includes the following:
- the LOC121780339 gene encoding phosphatidylinositol 4-kinase gamma 4-like, with translation MSIASVALCPVYEDYWNFPGRVSGQYGPWSSDSILIYLTVGGSVIPMRVLESDSIASVKLRIQVSKGFSAKQQKLVFDGKELARNNSQVRDYGVSDGNVLHLVVRLSDLQAITVRTVCGKEFKFHVQRKRNVGYVKQKISERGDGVFNLKDQELFCDGEELEDQRIIDDLCRSNDAVIHFLVRKSAKLRVVPVQKDFEVSIVASDVEEKVGDKVNRRRRRSQNEKLPIVAASHPPREVQIEPLIVNPKIVLSPVIKQLIHETCYGLEKGNPPIRSSEGSGGAYFMQDSAGQKYVSVFKPVDEEPMAVNNPRGLPLSPNGEGLKKGTRVGEGAFREVAAYILDHPHGGPRSICSEEKGFAGVPPTVMVKCQHGGFHYSEGFNCGSSKFGSLQMFMKNCGSCEDMGPRAFPVEEVHKICVLDIRLANADRHAGNILIQKDAEGQIVLIPIDHGYCMPENFEDCTFEWLYWPQAREPFSPKEIAYINSLDAAKDIEILKFNGWNVPDNCARVFRISTMLLKKGTERGLTPFAIGSIMCRETVKKESVIEKIVEETEESVLPGTSESAFLESVSVIMDRYLDGLSPPNCNTKVHRNC, from the exons ATGTCGATTGCCAGCGTAGCTCTCTGTCCTGTTTATGAAGACTACTGGAACTTCCCAGGCCGTGTCTCGGGGCAGTATGGCCCGTGGTCTAGTGACTCGATCTTGATCTACCTGACTGTTGGTGGTTCCGTGATTCCTATGCGGGTTCTTGAATCGGATTCAATTGCTTCTGTCAAACTCAGAATTCAAGTTTCTAAAGGGTTCTCTGCAAAGCAGCAAAAGCTTGTTTTCGATGGGAAAGAACTGGCAAGGAACAATTCTCAGGTGCGGGACTATGGTGTGTCTGATGGGAATGTGTTACATTTGGTTGTCCGCCTCTCTGATCTCCAGGCCATCACAGTTAGGACAGTTTGCGGCAAGGAATTCAAGTTCCATGTTCAAAGAAAGCGGAACGTGGGGTATGTGAAACAGAAGATTTCTGAGAGGGGGGATGGTGTTTTTAATCTCAAGGATCAAGAATTGTTCTGTGATGGTGAGGAGCTTGAAGATCAGAGGATCATAGATGATTTATGTAGGAGCAATGATGCTGTAATTCATTTCCTGGTTCGTAAGTCAGCAAAGCTCAGGGTTGTGCCTGTTCAAAAAGATTTTGAGGTGTCGATAGTTGCGTCAGATGTAGAAGAGAAGGTAGGTGATAAAGTGAATAGGCGGAGAAGGAGAAGTCAGAATGAGAAGCTTCCGATTGTTGCTGCCAGTCACCCTCCACGTGAGGTTCAAATAGAACCACTGATTGTTAACCCTAAGATTGTCTTGTCCCCTGTGATTAAACAACTAATTCATGAGACTTGTTATGGGCTAGAAAAGGGTAATCCGCCAATTAGGTCTTCGGAGGGATCAGGAGGTGCTTATTTCATGCAAGATTCAGCTGGCCAGAAATATGTTTCTGTCTTTAAGCCAGTTGATGAGGAGCCCATGGCTGTAAATAATCCTCGAGGCTTACCCTTGTCCCCTAATGGTGAAGGCTTGAAGAAAGGTACACGAGTAGGGGAAGGGGCATTCAGGGAAGTTGCAGCTTATATTTTGGATCATCCACATGGAGGTCCACGCTCGATTTGTAGTGAAGAGAAAGGCTTTGCTGGCGTCCCACCTACAGTCATGGTGAAGTGTCAGCATGGTGGATTCCACTACTCAGAAGGTTTTAACTGTGGATCGAGTAAGTTTGGGTCGCTTCAGATGTTCATGAAGAACTGTGGTAGCTGTGAGGACATGGGCCCTCGTGCTTTCCCTGTGGAGGAAGTTCACAAGATATGTGTACTTGACATCAGGTTGGCAAATGCAGACAGACATGCTGGCAACATTCTGATCCAAAAAGATGCCGAGGGTCAAATTGTTCTTATCCCGATTGATCATGGTTACTGTATGCCTGAGAAT TTCGAAGATTGCACATTTGAGTGGCTCTACTGGCCTCAAGCTCGGGAGCCTTTCTCTCCTAAGGAGATTGCATACATAAACTCCTTAGATGCTGCAAAAGACATCGAAATTCTGAAATTCAATGGATGGAATGTACCAGACAACTGTGCACGTGTCTTCCGCATCTCCACCATGCTTCTGAAAAAAGGCACAGAGAGAGGGCTGACTCCATTTGCCATCGGAAGCATCATGTGCAGGGAGACAGTCAAGAAAGAGTCTGTTATCGAGAAGATAGTGGAGGAAACCGAAGAATCCGTGCTACCTGGCACAAGCGAATCAGCATTCCTCGAGTCTGTCTCAGTCATCATGGACCGTTACCTTGACGGTCTGTCCCCCCCTAACTGCAACACGAAGGTACATAGAAACTGCTGA